A genome region from Hevea brasiliensis isolate MT/VB/25A 57/8 chromosome 9, ASM3005281v1, whole genome shotgun sequence includes the following:
- the LOC110632053 gene encoding bet1-like SNARE 1-1 isoform X2, producing MNSRRDLRTNRAALFDGIEEGGIRASSSYSHEIDEQDNERAMEGLQDRVNLLKRLSGDIHEEVETHNGILDRMVSAYRAMTWIHPGESYQELWIDLRWFLKQNQAGECLHLWRPLL from the exons AGATCTCCGTACCAATAGAGCTGCCCTTTTTGATGGCATTGAAGAGGGTGGCATCAGGGCCTCGTCTTCTTACTCCCATGAAATTGATGAACAAGATAATGAAAGAGCTATGGAAGGATTGCAAGATCGAGTCAATCTTCTGAAAAGA TTGTCAGGTGATATACATGAGGAGGTGGAGACTCATAATGGCATATTGGACAGAATG GTTTCTGCATATAGGGCAATGACATGGATTCATCCAGGGGAGTCCTATCAGGAACTATGGATCGATTTAAgatg GTTTTTGAAACAAAATCAAGCCGGAGAATGTTTACACTTGTGGCGTCCTTTGTTGTGA
- the LOC110660967 gene encoding zinc finger protein 11-like, whose amino-acid sequence MERTCLGSEGDDSSGFLWPQRNYTCNFCKRQFNSAQALGGHMNVHRRDRAMLIQLPSWVFEFPNPNPNCSSSTSLSSSRTASAKLLSCPCTHHPSLSPSFTSFSSSPSYQEKKSTTLECPRRYSSTPLSEALTIKKKKSMKAVVEVEKFKKGFAQKYELEVLKKSEVISLDLEIGCKDPKEVLDLELRLGYF is encoded by the coding sequence ATGGAGAGGACCTGCTTGGGCAGTGAAGGAGACGATTCAAGTGGCTTTTTATGGCCTCAAAGAAACTACACATGCAACTTTTGCAAGAGGCAATTCAACTCAGCTCAAGCTCTTGGAGGTCACATGAACGTCCATAGGAGAGATAGAGCCATGTTGATACAGCTACCTTCATGGGTTTTTGAAtttccaaaccctaaccctaattgttcTTCCTCTACATCTTTATCTTCATCTCGTACTGCTTCAGCTAAGTTGCTGTCATGCCCTTGTACTCATCATCCCTCGCTGTCCCCATCCTTCACTTCTTTCTCTTCATCACCATCTTACCAGGAGAAGAAATCCACTACTCTTGAATGTCCGCGACGCTACTCTTCTACTCCTCTTAGTGAAGCTTTAACGattaagaagaagaagagcatgaAAGCTGTGGTTGaggttgaaaaattcaaaaaaggtTTTGCACAGAAGTATGAGcttgaggttttgaagaaaagtgaagttataaGCTTGGACTTGGAGATAGGGTGTAAAGATCCAAAGGAGGTTTTGGATTTGGAGCTTCGACTCGGTTATTTTTAG
- the LOC110632053 gene encoding bet1-like SNARE 1-1 isoform X1 — protein MNSRRDLRTNRAALFDGIEEGGIRASSSYSHEIDEQDNERAMEGLQDRVNLLKRLSGDIHEEVETHNGILDRMGNDMDSSRGVLSGTMDRFKMVFETKSSRRMFTLVASFVVIFLIVYYLTR, from the exons AGATCTCCGTACCAATAGAGCTGCCCTTTTTGATGGCATTGAAGAGGGTGGCATCAGGGCCTCGTCTTCTTACTCCCATGAAATTGATGAACAAGATAATGAAAGAGCTATGGAAGGATTGCAAGATCGAGTCAATCTTCTGAAAAGA TTGTCAGGTGATATACATGAGGAGGTGGAGACTCATAATGGCATATTGGACAGAATG GGCAATGACATGGATTCATCCAGGGGAGTCCTATCAGGAACTATGGATCGATTTAAgatg GTTTTTGAAACAAAATCAAGCCGGAGAATGTTTACACTTGTGGCGTCCTTTGTTGTGATATTCCTTATTGTATACTATCTGACTAGGTAA
- the LOC110632067 gene encoding zinc finger protein 10-like yields MESNLHEDSKSSCSEEETDRSEQANDDMGTGRSYECIFCKRGFTTAQALGGHMNIHRKDRAKPRPNSSVPSISGKVDDDYHVSFRGYPPIQSYSPHYSTAHHHHHEVHINYQAFFPAASTWGFRPSHIDHLHVQSPQLLNPFEEDWRRNLSLQIGPSHVDGNKGKTEDCSESDELDLELRLGHDP; encoded by the coding sequence ATGGAATCAAACCTTCATGAAGACTCCAAGAGCTCCTGCAGCGAAGAAGAAACTGATCGATCAGAGCAAGCCAATGATGATATGGGCACAGGTCGCTCCTATGAGTGTATTTTTTGCAAGAGAGGCTTCACTACTGCACAGGCTTTGGGTGGACACATGAATATTCATCGGAAAGATAGAGCCAAGCCAAGGCCTAACTCATCAGTTCCTTCAATTTCTGGCAAAGTTGATGACGATTATCATGTAAGTTTTAGAGGCTACCCTCCAATTCAAAGCTACTCACCTCACTATTCCACagctcatcatcatcatcatgagGTACATATAAATTATCAAGCATTTTTTCCAGCAGCATCTACTTGGGGTTTTAGACCCTCACATATCGACCATTTGCATGTGCAAAGCCCTCAGCTTTTGAATCCTTTCGAGGAGGATTGGCGAAGGAATCTAAGCCTGCAAATTGGTCCATCCCATGTAGATGGTAATAAGGGAAAAACAGAAGACTGCAGTGAATCAGACGAGTTAGATTTGGAGTTGAGACTTGGTCATGATCCATAG